A window of Acinetobacter sp. TR3 contains these coding sequences:
- a CDS encoding CmpA/NrtA family ABC transporter substrate-binding protein: MRKVFFNKAFIISYMASLLLLVTGCHPSPDSNAAQSTTEKTALKIGFVKLTDMAPLAVAVEKGFFKDEGLSVQLEVQPNWKLLYTRVQKGELDGAQMLAAMPLASMTATPSGTEIITPFTMSYNGAGITISNAIWSEMKNNIPLEDGKPQHPISASALKPIVDQYKQKHKPFNLGITFPTGTHNYMLRYWLAAGGINPGMYDPNKNDLSGNIGADVTLSVVPPPEMMAKMVTGTTLGYSVGEPWNQKAVKKGFGVPVITSDVLWDNGADKVFGVTASFAEQNPNTTVKVVKALIRASSWLDENDRINRKEAAKIISQPNYTGVDEDIILNSMTGVFEYEKGDIRPLKSFNTFFTGQYGIPYYSDAIWWLTQMRRWGQIAETKPNNWYLETAQKAYRPDIYTKAANSLIAEGKMKKEQFPNLATATFIKPPQTSRLDGVVFDANKPTAFLAAFKIGNK, encoded by the coding sequence ATGAGAAAAGTATTTTTTAATAAGGCATTCATCATATCTTATATGGCGAGCCTTCTTTTATTAGTCACTGGCTGCCATCCATCCCCTGATAGTAACGCAGCTCAATCAACCACAGAAAAAACGGCGCTAAAAATTGGTTTTGTTAAACTAACAGATATGGCACCTTTAGCCGTTGCTGTTGAGAAAGGTTTTTTTAAAGACGAAGGGCTATCAGTCCAACTCGAAGTACAACCCAACTGGAAGCTATTATATACACGTGTACAAAAAGGTGAATTAGACGGCGCGCAAATGCTTGCTGCAATGCCACTTGCGTCCATGACTGCAACACCAAGCGGTACAGAAATTATCACGCCATTTACCATGTCTTACAATGGTGCAGGGATCACCATTTCAAATGCGATATGGTCGGAAATGAAAAATAATATTCCTCTAGAAGACGGTAAACCGCAGCATCCGATTAGTGCATCGGCGCTTAAACCGATTGTGGATCAATACAAACAAAAGCATAAGCCTTTTAATTTAGGCATAACTTTTCCAACAGGCACACACAATTATATGTTGCGCTATTGGTTAGCCGCTGGCGGTATCAATCCAGGTATGTATGATCCAAATAAAAATGATTTGAGTGGTAATATCGGTGCCGACGTAACCCTTTCCGTTGTACCACCACCAGAAATGATGGCAAAAATGGTAACAGGAACAACCTTAGGATACTCAGTCGGTGAACCATGGAATCAAAAAGCAGTGAAAAAAGGCTTTGGTGTTCCTGTCATTACATCTGATGTGTTATGGGATAATGGTGCTGATAAAGTATTTGGAGTTACAGCATCGTTTGCAGAACAAAATCCAAATACCACAGTAAAAGTTGTAAAAGCACTCATTCGTGCATCAAGTTGGTTAGATGAAAATGATCGTATCAACCGCAAAGAAGCCGCTAAGATAATTTCTCAACCCAATTATACTGGTGTCGATGAAGATATTATTTTAAATAGCATGACGGGTGTTTTTGAATACGAAAAAGGAGATATTCGTCCTTTAAAATCATTTAATACCTTCTTTACAGGACAGTACGGTATTCCTTACTATTCAGATGCAATTTGGTGGTTAACTCAAATGCGCCGTTGGGGACAAATTGCGGAGACTAAACCGAATAATTGGTACCTTGAAACCGCTCAGAAAGCCTATCGCCCAGACATCTACACAAAGGCTGCAAATAGTTTAATCGCTGAAGGCAAAATGAAAAAAGAACAATTTCCAAACCTTGCAACAGCAACATTCATAAAACCACCACAAACCAGTCGTTTAGATGGAGTTGTGTTTGATGCCAATAAACCAACCGCATTTTTAGCAGCGTTTAAGATTGGTAATAAATAA
- a CDS encoding A1S_2505 family phage non-structural protein yields MSYQYHDETIVTELPEDTVFVFGSNLAGIHDSGAARVAAQHFAAVNGVGRGWAGQSFAIPTLNEHIQQMPLSQIEHYVDDFKVYAKNHPKMKYFLTALGCGIAGYKVSEIAPLFKGIHSNVIFPESFRPYIEDDAVSQFPDLTAKMVHSFICDEVIFYFNHGYESFEEALEQTKLSPSEKAIALIVLNEELYPRDRYGRGREHEINDILAKLNGKIFDFHDNSEGPMIFVSAIIALMELYDFDEQDFIALWQGKSIIKHPVHRTLKKH; encoded by the coding sequence ATGTCTTATCAATATCACGATGAAACTATTGTCACTGAACTTCCTGAAGATACCGTATTTGTTTTTGGTAGTAATTTAGCTGGAATACATGATAGTGGCGCCGCACGTGTCGCGGCACAACATTTCGCAGCAGTTAACGGTGTCGGACGTGGTTGGGCTGGGCAAAGTTTTGCTATTCCAACATTAAATGAACATATCCAGCAAATGCCACTTTCCCAAATTGAGCACTATGTCGATGATTTTAAGGTCTACGCTAAAAATCATCCAAAGATGAAATACTTTTTAACGGCACTCGGTTGTGGCATTGCGGGTTATAAAGTTTCTGAAATTGCCCCTTTATTCAAAGGAATTCATTCGAATGTAATTTTTCCAGAATCTTTTCGACCTTACATCGAAGATGATGCTGTTTCGCAATTTCCAGATCTGACTGCCAAAATGGTGCATAGTTTTATTTGCGATGAAGTCATTTTTTATTTTAATCATGGGTATGAATCTTTTGAAGAAGCTTTAGAACAAACAAAACTAAGCCCTTCAGAAAAAGCTATCGCGTTAATAGTACTTAATGAAGAACTTTATCCGCGTGATCGTTATGGAAGAGGTCGTGAACATGAAATTAACGATATATTGGCCAAATTGAATGGCAAAATATTTGATTTTCATGATAATTCTGAAGGTCCAATGATCTTTGTTAGTGCAATTATTGCATTAATGGAGCTCTATGATTTCGATGAGCAAGACTTTATTGCTTTATGGCAGGGCAAAAGTATTATTAAGCATCCTGTTCATCGCACCTTAAAAAAACATTAA
- a CDS encoding GGDEF domain-containing protein: protein MNSLNAQYFILIVPSCLFFIGLAFTCCRLFFKADIFLLWIGLAYTIPSIALFAQCLMSNPQLTLAAPFTAILYLLGSWLGAYAISLKLNTVFQHKLAFWIIFFAVLALTYYSYVEPQIWFRLIILNLALGSVGLLVIPALFHQLPKSQSFDRWVLIFYFINVLYSFIRAIINFLFLEHIDHNHVTLTSSSWWLLGMSINIILNILFAIVLSGCAIKDVIHHLNNDRLHDPLTHLLNRRGFFERSASLSFTSQSYFLVSLDLDHFKSINDTWGHYIGDQILHGVSQMMLKDKQAEDLIARFGGEEFICLFIAEDAAAALMRIEHYKRLLEQTTFTNYQIKMTASYGLTHIHNMHDIEYALQRADDLLYQAKTNGRNQISFDLML from the coding sequence GTGAATTCACTCAATGCGCAATATTTTATATTAATTGTCCCCAGTTGCCTGTTTTTTATTGGTTTGGCATTTACTTGCTGCCGTCTTTTTTTTAAGGCTGATATTTTTTTATTATGGATTGGATTGGCATATACCATTCCCTCTATTGCATTGTTTGCGCAATGCCTAATGTCCAATCCGCAACTCACACTTGCTGCACCTTTTACTGCTATTCTTTACTTGCTAGGTAGTTGGCTTGGCGCATATGCAATTAGTTTAAAACTAAATACAGTATTCCAACATAAGCTAGCTTTTTGGATTATTTTTTTTGCGGTTTTAGCATTAACCTACTATTCATATGTTGAACCGCAAATTTGGTTTCGCCTGATTATTCTTAATTTAGCACTAGGTAGTGTTGGATTACTCGTTATTCCTGCACTTTTCCATCAACTACCCAAAAGCCAATCATTTGATCGTTGGGTGCTGATTTTTTATTTTATTAATGTGCTTTACTCATTCATCAGAGCCATAATCAATTTTCTATTTCTAGAACATATCGATCATAACCATGTCACGTTGACTTCGTCTTCATGGTGGTTACTAGGTATGTCAATCAATATTATCTTGAATATTTTATTTGCAATTGTACTAAGTGGCTGTGCGATTAAAGATGTCATTCATCACCTCAATAATGACCGTTTGCACGACCCACTCACCCACTTATTGAATCGTCGTGGTTTCTTTGAAAGAAGTGCATCCTTGTCATTTACCTCACAATCATATTTTCTCGTAAGTCTAGATCTGGATCATTTTAAAAGTATTAATGATACTTGGGGACATTATATTGGCGATCAGATTTTACATGGTGTCAGCCAAATGATGCTGAAAGATAAACAAGCCGAAGATCTTATCGCTCGTTTTGGTGGTGAAGAGTTTATTTGTTTATTCATCGCAGAGGATGCTGCTGCTGCCCTGATGCGCATCGAGCATTATAAGAGATTGCTAGAACAAACAACTTTTACGAATTATCAAATTAAAATGACAGCAAGTTATGGTCTAACCCATATTCATAATATGCATGATATTGAATACGCATTACAACGTGCAGATGATTTACTCTATCAAGCAAAAACCAATGGTCGAAATCAGATCTCTTTTGATTTAATGCTCTGA
- the uvrB gene encoding excinuclease ABC subunit UvrB — translation MSENQPFELVTNYQPAGDQPQAIKKLVNGIEHGLRNQLLLGVTGSGKTYTMANVIAQTQRPTIVMAHNKTLAAQLYGEFKAFFPNNAVEYFVSYYDYYQPEAYVPSSDTFIEKDSAINDHIDQMRLSATRALLERRDAIIVASVSAIYGLGDPNAYMQMLLHIVQGDRVSRDEIIRRLVEMQYTRNELEFLRGTYRIRGEIIDIFPAESDKDAIRVELFDDEVDSIRWFDPLTGKLVRKVPRVTIYPKSHYVTPKDHLTRAIDTIKDELKDQLKFFKEHDKLLEAQRIEQRTRYDLEMMQQLGYTNGIENYSRHLSGRTAGEAPPTLFDYIPEDALLIIDESHVTVPQIGAMYKGDRSRKENLVNYGFRLPSALDNRPMKFEEWERIVPTTVFVSATPAHYELEKSEQIVEQVVRPTGLIDPEIEVRPVLTQVDDVLSEINIRKHLNERVLVTTLTKRMAEDLTSYLKEYGVKVAYLHSDIDTVERVKIIHELRTGVHDVLVGINLLREGLDMPEVSLVAILDADKEGFLRSERSLIQTIGRAARNVKGKAILYADRITDSMRKAMDETDRRRNKQIEFNQLHGITPRSAVRQAIKEIDTGEVLSDDEIDEKVLEQAQSISADEQHLLSDPKLFAKHITKLEKEMLKASKELQFEQAARLRDEIVRLKAYMLQS, via the coding sequence GTGAGCGAAAACCAACCTTTTGAGTTAGTCACCAATTATCAACCTGCTGGTGATCAACCACAAGCGATTAAGAAGTTAGTTAATGGCATTGAGCATGGTCTTCGTAATCAGTTACTACTTGGAGTGACGGGTTCTGGTAAAACCTATACGATGGCGAATGTGATTGCACAAACACAGCGTCCGACCATCGTCATGGCACACAACAAAACGCTTGCTGCACAGCTTTATGGTGAGTTCAAAGCTTTTTTTCCGAATAATGCGGTTGAATATTTCGTCAGTTATTACGATTACTATCAACCAGAAGCCTATGTGCCGTCATCCGATACCTTTATCGAAAAAGACTCAGCAATCAACGACCACATTGACCAAATGCGTCTTTCTGCAACGCGTGCTTTATTAGAGCGTCGTGATGCCATTATTGTCGCTTCAGTTTCTGCGATTTATGGTTTGGGTGATCCGAATGCCTATATGCAAATGCTGTTGCATATTGTGCAAGGCGATCGCGTCAGCCGTGATGAGATCATTCGCCGTTTGGTGGAAATGCAATATACCCGTAATGAATTGGAGTTCTTGCGTGGTACTTATCGTATTCGTGGAGAAATCATTGATATTTTCCCTGCCGAGTCTGATAAAGATGCGATTCGAGTTGAATTATTCGATGATGAGGTTGATTCGATTCGTTGGTTTGACCCATTGACAGGAAAGTTGGTGCGTAAAGTACCACGTGTGACGATTTATCCAAAGAGTCATTATGTGACCCCGAAAGATCATTTAACCCGCGCGATTGATACCATTAAAGACGAATTGAAAGATCAGCTTAAATTCTTCAAAGAGCATGACAAATTACTGGAAGCACAACGTATTGAACAGCGTACCCGTTATGATTTAGAGATGATGCAACAGTTGGGTTATACCAATGGGATTGAAAACTACTCTCGCCATCTTTCAGGCCGCACAGCAGGCGAAGCGCCGCCTACTTTATTTGATTATATCCCTGAAGATGCATTGCTGATTATTGATGAATCGCATGTGACAGTTCCTCAAATTGGTGCGATGTATAAAGGTGACCGTTCACGTAAAGAAAACTTAGTGAATTATGGTTTCCGCTTACCCAGTGCTTTGGATAACCGTCCAATGAAATTTGAAGAGTGGGAGCGAATTGTTCCGACCACGGTTTTTGTGAGTGCAACGCCTGCACATTATGAACTGGAAAAGTCAGAGCAAATCGTTGAGCAGGTGGTTCGTCCAACAGGCTTGATTGATCCTGAAATTGAAGTACGTCCAGTGCTTACACAAGTCGATGATGTGCTGTCAGAGATTAATATTCGTAAGCATTTAAATGAACGTGTCCTTGTGACAACTTTGACTAAACGTATGGCAGAAGATTTAACCTCATACCTGAAAGAATATGGCGTTAAAGTGGCTTATCTGCACTCTGATATTGATACTGTTGAGCGCGTCAAAATTATTCACGAATTACGTACTGGTGTGCATGATGTTCTGGTGGGGATTAACCTACTGCGGGAAGGTCTAGATATGCCAGAAGTATCTTTGGTTGCAATCTTAGATGCGGATAAAGAAGGTTTCTTGCGTTCAGAACGTTCATTGATTCAAACCATTGGTCGTGCAGCACGTAATGTCAAAGGTAAAGCGATTTTGTATGCTGACCGTATTACAGATTCAATGCGTAAAGCGATGGATGAAACAGATCGTCGCCGTAATAAGCAGATCGAATTTAATCAGCTTCATGGTATTACGCCACGTAGTGCTGTGCGCCAAGCAATTAAAGAAATCGATACTGGTGAAGTGCTCAGTGATGATGAAATTGATGAAAAAGTGTTAGAGCAAGCGCAGAGTATCAGTGCCGACGAACAGCATTTGTTATCTGATCCAAAGTTATTTGCCAAGCATATTACCAAGCTTGAAAAAGAAATGTTAAAAGCTTCAAAAGAGCTTCAGTTTGAGCAGGCAGCAAGATTGCGAGACGAAATCGTGCGTTTAAAAGCATATATGTTGCAATCGTAA
- a CDS encoding lipocalin family protein, whose translation MPLIKNFPKASWRLIKIAIGGVVLTGLAVGTIAYAQSKSLPTVEKVELDKYLGVWYEVARKPMFFERKCAYNVTATYTLNENGNIVVDNKCYDSEGNLQRSLGEAFVANAPFNTKLRVSFLPEGVRWIPVARGDYWVLKLDEDYQTVLVGEPSRKYLWVLSRTPNPKKETVHEYLNYAKSLGYDIRDVIYPEHR comes from the coding sequence ATGCCGCTAATTAAGAATTTCCCTAAAGCAAGTTGGCGTTTAATAAAAATTGCAATTGGTGGAGTGGTCTTAACTGGACTGGCTGTAGGAACGATTGCTTATGCACAATCAAAGTCTTTACCTACAGTTGAAAAAGTAGAACTGGATAAATATTTAGGTGTTTGGTATGAAGTTGCTCGTAAGCCAATGTTCTTTGAGCGTAAATGCGCTTATAACGTGACAGCAACTTATACGTTAAACGAAAATGGCAATATTGTTGTTGATAACAAATGTTATGACAGTGAAGGTAATTTACAACGCAGTTTAGGTGAGGCGTTTGTTGCGAATGCGCCTTTTAACACCAAATTAAGAGTGAGCTTTTTACCTGAAGGCGTGCGTTGGATTCCTGTTGCACGCGGAGATTACTGGGTTTTAAAGCTTGATGAAGATTATCAAACAGTATTGGTTGGAGAACCGAGCCGTAAATATTTATGGGTGCTTTCTAGAACGCCTAATCCTAAGAAAGAAACAGTTCATGAATATTTAAATTATGCTAAATCATTAGGCTATGATATCCGTGATGTGATTTACCCTGAACATCGTTAA
- the rarD gene encoding EamA family transporter RarD, whose amino-acid sequence MLKGIAYSVLASVTFGILYFYTQLLGALDSEQTFGWRIIATIPFLTLFMWFSGDLTHIKTIFNRIIAKPSLLVFLMITSVLTSAQLWLFLWGPMHGRGLQVSLGYFLLPLVLVLAGSFLYGEKLSKFQYLAVFLAVFGVGHEIWRLGTIAWETAFVALGYAAYFILRKKIQTDHLGGFWWDLLLILPIAIFFTQTGDTPYLKFVEHPSLGVVVLGLGLLSAIGLGSYILASRYLPLIIFGLLGYLEPVLLALAALVLGEKIGEGEWLTYIPIWLAVLVLVIEGALHLLKQRQRKQQLELNIKQYSKRLGDDEEIGR is encoded by the coding sequence ATGTTAAAAGGCATCGCTTATTCAGTTTTGGCTTCTGTTACCTTTGGGATTCTGTATTTTTACACTCAATTACTGGGTGCATTAGATAGTGAACAAACTTTTGGGTGGCGAATTATTGCCACAATTCCATTTTTGACTTTATTTATGTGGTTTAGTGGTGACTTGACTCATATCAAAACCATATTTAATCGAATCATAGCAAAGCCTAGTTTATTAGTGTTTCTAATGATCACTTCCGTACTGACCTCAGCACAATTATGGTTGTTTTTATGGGGACCTATGCATGGTCGTGGGTTACAAGTCTCTTTGGGGTATTTCCTGTTGCCTTTGGTTCTTGTGCTTGCTGGAAGCTTTTTATATGGAGAAAAGCTTTCCAAGTTTCAGTATCTCGCCGTATTTCTGGCAGTATTTGGTGTTGGACATGAGATTTGGCGTTTAGGGACAATCGCATGGGAGACGGCTTTTGTCGCTTTAGGCTATGCAGCTTATTTCATTCTTCGTAAAAAAATTCAAACGGACCACTTAGGTGGTTTTTGGTGGGATTTATTGCTGATCCTACCAATTGCGATTTTCTTCACTCAAACTGGGGATACACCGTATTTAAAGTTTGTAGAGCATCCTAGTTTGGGAGTTGTCGTTCTAGGTTTAGGTTTGTTGAGTGCGATTGGCCTAGGAAGTTATATTTTAGCGAGTCGCTATTTGCCGCTGATTATTTTTGGCTTATTGGGCTATTTAGAACCCGTTTTATTGGCATTGGCCGCATTGGTGCTTGGTGAAAAAATTGGTGAGGGTGAATGGTTGACCTATATTCCTATTTGGTTGGCCGTATTGGTGTTGGTGATAGAAGGTGCATTACACCTCTTAAAACAAAGACAACGAAAACAACAGTTGGAGTTGAATATCAAACAATATTCCAAACGTTTAGGCGATGATGAAGAGATTGGGCGCTGA
- a CDS encoding glyceraldehyde-3-phosphate dehydrogenase, protein MSKDTIVALHAEHQGRWKNREEIAERMIALIGQLYREKNIVVSVYGRSLINRSVIQILKSHRRTRMLDVELSVVHTFPILEALMKIENIGSAEVDIGKLAVEYKNQGGDVDAFVAKAVESIEGKAKAEQPKDVVLYGFGRIGRILARLIISQSGLGRGLSLKAIVVRKSSDGDLAKRASLLRRDSIHGTFDGTISVDEENEAIIANGQFIKVIYASSPSEVDYTAYGIENALLIDNTGKWRDAEGLSQHLKCAGIARVVLTAPSKGEMKNVVYGVNNTDILDEDKIISAASCTTNAITPVLKVLDDKYKVLNGHVETVHSFTNDQNLIDNYHKADRRGRAATLNMVITETGAAKAVAKALPGLKGKLTGNSVRVPTPNVSLAILNLNLEKEVDREEVNEYIRQISINSSLQGQIGYTNSTEVVSSDFIGSRTAGVFDAQATITSGTRLTAYVWYDNEVGYSCQVLRIAEQMCGVSYTKIPAETNA, encoded by the coding sequence GTGAGCAAAGACACTATCGTTGCCCTACACGCAGAACATCAAGGTCGTTGGAAAAACCGTGAAGAAATCGCGGAACGCATGATTGCTTTGATTGGTCAATTATACCGTGAGAAAAATATTGTTGTTTCTGTTTACGGTCGTTCTTTAATAAACCGTTCAGTGATTCAAATTTTAAAATCACATCGCCGTACACGTATGCTTGATGTAGAACTTTCAGTTGTTCATACCTTCCCAATTTTGGAAGCATTAATGAAAATTGAAAACATTGGTTCTGCTGAAGTAGACATCGGTAAACTTGCTGTTGAATATAAAAACCAAGGTGGTGATGTAGACGCTTTTGTTGCAAAAGCGGTTGAATCAATTGAAGGTAAAGCTAAAGCAGAACAGCCTAAAGATGTCGTTCTTTACGGTTTTGGTCGTATCGGTCGTATCTTAGCGCGCTTAATCATCAGCCAATCTGGTTTAGGTCGTGGTTTAAGCCTTAAAGCGATTGTAGTTCGTAAATCATCTGACGGTGACTTGGCGAAACGTGCTTCATTATTACGCCGTGACTCTATCCACGGTACTTTTGACGGTACGATTTCTGTTGATGAAGAAAATGAAGCAATCATTGCAAATGGTCAATTCATTAAAGTGATCTATGCTTCAAGCCCAAGCGAAGTGGATTACACAGCTTACGGTATTGAAAATGCGCTTCTTATCGACAATACAGGTAAATGGCGTGATGCTGAAGGTTTAAGCCAACACTTGAAATGTGCAGGTATTGCACGTGTAGTCTTGACTGCACCAAGTAAAGGCGAGATGAAGAACGTTGTATACGGCGTAAACAATACAGATATCCTAGATGAAGACAAAATCATCTCTGCTGCAAGCTGTACTACAAACGCAATTACACCTGTATTAAAAGTTTTAGACGACAAATACAAAGTATTAAATGGTCATGTTGAAACAGTTCACTCATTCACAAACGACCAAAACTTAATTGATAACTATCACAAAGCTGATCGCCGTGGTCGTGCTGCGACATTGAACATGGTTATCACTGAAACTGGTGCTGCAAAAGCGGTTGCGAAAGCATTACCAGGTCTTAAAGGTAAGTTAACAGGTAACTCTGTACGTGTTCCTACACCAAACGTTTCACTTGCGATCTTGAACTTAAATTTAGAGAAAGAAGTTGATCGTGAAGAAGTGAATGAATACATTCGTCAAATCTCGATTAATTCTAGCCTACAAGGTCAAATTGGTTATACAAACTCGACTGAAGTTGTATCAAGTGACTTTATTGGTTCACGCACTGCAGGTGTGTTTGATGCGCAAGCAACAATCACTTCTGGTACACGTTTAACAGCATATGTTTGGTACGATAACGAAGTGGGTTATAGCTGCCAAGTATTGCGTATCGCTGAACAAATGTGTGGCGTAAGCTATACAAAAATTCCAGCTGAAACAAATGCATAA
- a CDS encoding MFS transporter: MLQLKRLFAVFALIVVANLCGVYIAMWVFKHFNIYIPLKNQDVAIDLQEPLQVSVKVKDALNVDVNGRVDAKIPIDEQLNVPLTQTLTPRVYFDSLVPISTTIPVKETIKVNQSLPIDTKVQVKILGQDVTLPLKGSIPLNLDVPIDIQVPLQQKVHLKFDAPVRTVLKENLNIPLKAQLNANIPIQGKLNVPITSELNASVDVKNTLPVKIAKGELKIPLSSMRLNRIEDQHVGVHNTQQPIKGE; the protein is encoded by the coding sequence TTGTTGCAGTTGAAGCGTTTATTTGCAGTTTTTGCTCTTATTGTTGTCGCAAACTTATGTGGTGTATATATTGCCATGTGGGTATTTAAACATTTTAATATTTATATTCCATTGAAAAATCAAGATGTCGCAATTGATTTACAGGAACCCCTACAAGTAAGCGTAAAGGTTAAAGATGCTTTAAATGTCGATGTAAATGGGCGCGTTGATGCAAAAATTCCAATTGATGAGCAACTCAATGTTCCTTTAACTCAAACACTCACCCCCCGAGTTTATTTCGATAGCTTAGTTCCAATTAGTACGACTATTCCTGTAAAAGAAACCATTAAAGTAAATCAAAGTTTACCGATTGATACCAAGGTTCAAGTCAAGATTTTGGGTCAGGATGTCACTTTACCGTTAAAGGGTTCAATTCCTTTAAATTTAGATGTTCCAATTGATATTCAAGTACCATTACAACAGAAAGTACATTTAAAATTCGATGCACCTGTTCGCACTGTTTTGAAAGAAAACTTAAATATTCCTTTGAAAGCTCAGCTAAATGCCAATATTCCAATTCAAGGAAAATTAAATGTCCCGATTACATCGGAACTTAATGCTTCTGTAGATGTAAAAAATACGTTGCCAGTAAAAATCGCGAAGGGAGAGCTGAAAATTCCTTTATCATCAATGCGTTTAAATCGGATTGAAGACCAGCATGTAGGAGTACATAATACACAGCAACCTATTAAAGGTGAATGA
- the cgtA gene encoding Obg family GTPase CgtA produces MRFVDEAVITVEAGDGGNGVASFRREKFVPFGGPDGGDGGRGGSVYIQADDDTGTLVDYRYTRRFRAERGKNGRGANCSGRGGEDVILKVPVGTTIVDTESGDIIGDLVADGQRVKVANGGDGGLGNTHFKSSTNRSPRKCTHGIKGEYREVRLELKVLADVGLLGMPNAGKSTFIRAVSAAKPKVADYPFTTMIPNLGVVDADRHRSFVMADIPGLIEGAAEGAGLGIRFLKHLARTRILLHIVDVQPIDGSDPAHNAKAILGELVKFSPTLAKLPVVLVLNKLDQLPEESREEWCQHILDELQWKGPVFKTSGLMSEGTKEVVYYLMDQIEQQREREVEDPEYAAEMKAFREQLEAETREQTIAAKEAYRAMRKAQREAGLEDDEDDFDDDEDEGGVESIYVRD; encoded by the coding sequence ATGCGCTTTGTTGATGAAGCAGTCATAACCGTAGAGGCTGGCGACGGTGGCAATGGCGTAGCCAGTTTTCGCCGTGAAAAATTTGTCCCTTTTGGTGGCCCAGATGGTGGAGATGGGGGACGTGGCGGAAGTGTTTATATTCAAGCCGATGATGACACAGGTACGCTCGTAGATTATCGTTATACGCGTCGATTCCGTGCTGAACGTGGTAAAAATGGTCGTGGTGCGAACTGCTCAGGCCGTGGTGGTGAAGACGTTATTTTAAAAGTACCTGTGGGTACAACCATTGTCGATACTGAATCAGGTGACATTATTGGTGACTTAGTTGCCGATGGTCAACGTGTCAAAGTTGCCAATGGTGGTGATGGTGGTTTAGGTAACACACACTTTAAATCTTCAACCAACCGTTCACCACGTAAATGCACGCATGGTATCAAAGGTGAATACCGCGAAGTACGTTTAGAGTTGAAAGTACTTGCAGATGTTGGTTTGTTGGGTATGCCAAATGCAGGTAAATCAACGTTTATTCGTGCAGTCAGTGCGGCAAAACCAAAAGTTGCGGATTATCCATTTACCACTATGATTCCTAACCTTGGTGTGGTTGATGCAGACCGTCATCGTTCCTTCGTCATGGCTGATATTCCAGGTCTGATTGAAGGTGCAGCAGAAGGTGCGGGTCTTGGGATTCGTTTCCTTAAGCATTTGGCACGTACTCGTATCCTGTTGCATATTGTTGATGTTCAACCGATTGATGGTTCAGATCCAGCACATAACGCCAAAGCAATTTTGGGTGAGTTGGTGAAATTCTCGCCAACTTTGGCAAAGCTCCCTGTGGTTCTTGTCTTGAACAAACTTGACCAACTTCCTGAAGAATCAAGAGAAGAGTGGTGTCAGCATATTCTTGATGAATTGCAATGGAAAGGTCCTGTATTTAAAACTTCTGGTTTGATGTCAGAAGGGACGAAAGAAGTTGTTTATTACTTGATGGATCAGATCGAGCAACAGCGTGAGCGTGAAGTTGAAGATCCTGAATATGCAGCAGAAATGAAAGCATTCCGTGAGCAGCTTGAGGCTGAGACACGTGAACAAACCATCGCAGCAAAAGAAGCTTATCGTGCTATGCGTAAGGCTCAGCGTGAAGCTGGCTTAGAAGACGATGAAGATGATTTTGATGACGATGAGGATGAAGGCGGCGTAGAAAGCATTTACGTTCGTGATTAG